A genomic stretch from bacterium includes:
- a CDS encoding response regulator has translation MNIKNSILIIDDDKDVCFMLKQIFNLNDYEVDTAMTGGEAIKKVRDRFFNVILLDIKLPDIEGTKLVPLLKKIHPTMKIIIVSGFSYLNISMKILDKWALSYVVKPFDIDELLFKISEAIEKQCLIIDDRKMPEKTLVGCKQTGGYQKNE, from the coding sequence ATGAACATAAAGAACAGTATTTTAATAATTGATGATGACAAAGATGTGTGTTTTATGTTGAAACAGATATTTAATCTTAATGATTATGAAGTGGATACGGCTATGACAGGGGGGGAAGCTATTAAAAAGGTCCGGGATAGATTTTTTAACGTAATTTTACTGGATATTAAATTGCCGGATATAGAAGGGACAAAATTAGTCCCTTTGCTTAAAAAGATACATCCGACTATGAAGATAATTATAGTTAGCGGATTTTCTTATCTAAACATTTCTATGAAAATTTTAGACAAATGGGCATTGAGTTATGTTGTTAAGCCTTTTGACATAGATGAACTACTTTTTAAGATTAGCGAAGCAATTGAAAAACAATGTCTAATAATTGATGATAGAAAAATGCCGGAGAAAACATTGGTTGGATGTAAGCAAACAGGAGGGTATCAAAAAAATGAATAA